The genomic DNA GGCGTCTGCCGGGGCACCGACTCCCGCTGCTACCACGACTGGGGCAACTTCGACCCGGCCGAGGGCTACCGCCTGCTCGTCTACAGCCGTACGGCCGGCCCCCGCCACGCCCACCTGGGGACCCCGCTCGGCTCCGGTATGAACCCGCCGCTCAACGACGACAACGTCGCGGTCAAGGCCATGCTCGAACTGGGGCGGGAGAACGGGTTCGCCGTCGACTACACCGAGGACGTCACCCAGCTGTCCTCGGCCGGCAGGCTGCTGCCGTACAACGCCGTGATGTTCCTCAGCACCACGCGCGACACCCTCGACGACGCCGCACAGACCGCCCTGCGGCAGTACATCCGCGCCGGCGGCGGCTTCGTCGGCGTCCACAACGCCTTCGGCACCGAGTACAACTGGCCCTGGTACGAGGGCCTGCTCGGCAACGCCAACTTCTACGACCACAGCGCCAACCAGCCCGGAGTCGTCGAGACCGTCGGCAGGCGGGACGCCTCCACCCAGGGGCTGCCGCAGCGCTGGGCGTTCTCCGACGAGTGGTACAACCTCGTGCCGTTCCCGACGCGGGTCCGGGTGCTGGCCGAGGTGGACGAGAGCACGCTGGCCCGAGGGGTGCGTGGCAACCTCGGCCACCCCGGCCACGGTGACGACCACCCGGTCAGCTGGTGCCAGTACTACGACGGCGGCAAGGCCTGGCTCACGACCCTCGGCCACGACGTCAAGGCGTGGACCGACGAGCCGATGGACGGCGATCGGTACTTCGTCCAGCACCTGCTCGGTGGGGTCAAGTCGGTGCTCGGCATGGCACCGTTCTGCCGCTGACCCGGATCTCCCGGCCACCGCCGGATTCCGGGTCCCGGTGGACGTCACCTCGGCGATCCCGGCCACCGGCATGCCCTGCGCGGACAGCGGTGCCGTCCGCGCCCGCCGCCAGGTCACCACCGACCCGGTGCCGCAGCGGATGATCCGCAGCAGCCGGCCCTCTGCACCATCGAGTCGCGTACGCGTACGCGTTCTGCCACCAAGGCAGCCTGACCGTGATGTGCCGTCCCACGCCCGCCATCCGGGCGGCACGTCATAACGGGGCAACCGTTGCCCGATCCGGCGCAAGACTTGGACTGTTCATTATCTTGTACCGTTCGTGTATATAACGGTAGGTTTGGCGCCATGACCGCACCCAGGACCCCGACCACCGCCGAAGAACTGCGCGGTGCCGGCCTGCGGGTGACGGCCGCCCGCGTCGCACTGCTCGAGACCGTCCGGGGCGGTGACCACCTCGACGTCGAGACGATCGCCTCCGGGGTGCGCGATCGCGTAGGCCATATCTCCCTTCAAGCCGTGTATGAGGCTCTCCACGCGCTCACCGCGGCGGGACTCCTACGCCGCATCGAACCGGCCGGCAGTCCGGCCCGGTTCGAGGGACGCGTCGGGGACAACCACCACCACGTCGTGTGCCGGTCGTGCGGTGTCGTCGCTGACGTCGACTGCGCGGTCGGCGAGGCGCCCTGCCTGGCCGCGTCCGACGACCACGGCTTCTCGATCGACGAGGCCGAGGTCATCTACTGGGGCCTGTGCCCCGGCTGTTCCACCACCCGCAGTTCCTGAGCACCGTGATCAGCTAGTCCGGAAGGATCTCCATGTCCGAGAACCATGATGCAATCGTCACAGACGCGAAGACGGAGGGCGGAGGTGGCTGCCCGGTCGCGCACGAGCGCGCCTCGCACCCGACTCAGGGCGGCGGAAACCGCCAGTGGTGGCCGGAGCGGCTCAATCTGAAGATCCTCGCCAAGAACCCCGCCGTGGCCAATCCCCTCGGCGAGGAGTTCGACTACGCTGAGGCGTTCACGACCCTCGACTTTGTGGCGGTGAAGCGGGACATCGCGGAGGTGCTGACGAGTTCGCAGGACTGGTGGCCGGCCGACTACGGCCACTACGGCCCCTTCATGATCCGGATGGCGTGGCACAGCGCGGGCACCTACCGGATCAGCGATGGTCGCGGTGGCGCCGGGGCCGGCCAGCAGCGCTTCGCCCCCCTCAACAGCTGGCCGGACAACGGGAACCTCGACAAGGCGCGCCGCCTGCTGTGGCCGGTCAAGAAGAAGTACGGCCAGAAGCTCTCATGGGCTGACCTCATGATCCTCACCGGCAACGTCGCCCTGGAGTCGATGGGCTTCACGACCTTCGGCTTCGCCGGTGGTCGTGAGGACGTCTGGGAGCCCGAGGAGGACGTCTACTGGGGTCCCGAGTTCACCTGGCTCGACGACCAGCGCTACACCGGCGACCGGGAGCTCGAGAACCCCCTCGGCGCGGTGCAGATGGGCCTCATCTACGTCAACCCGGAAGGCCCGAACGGCAACCCGGACCCGCTGGCCGCGGCCCGCGACATCCGTGAGACGTTCCGCCGGATGGCGATGAACGACGAGGAGACGGCCGCGCTGATCGCGGGCGGTCACACCTTCGGCAAGACCCACGGTGCCGGCCCGGCGGACCACGTCGGCGCCGACCCCGAGGCCGCCTCGCTCGAGGAGCAGGGCCTCGGCTGGAAGAACACCTACGGCACCGGCAAGGGCGGCGACACGATCACCAGCGGTCTCGAGGGTGCGTGGACGAACACCCCGGTGACGTGGGACAACAGCTTCCTTGAGATCCTGTACGGCTACGAGTGGGAGCTGACCAAGAGCCCCGCCGGCGCGCACCAGTGGAAGCCGAAGGACGGCGCCGGGGCCGGTACCGTCCCCGACGCCCACGACCCGTCGAACAGCCACGCCCCGACGATGCTGACGACCGACCTGGCGCTCCGCATCGACCCGGTCTACGAGCAGATCACCCGACGCTGGCTCCAGAACCCCGACGAGTTCGCGGATGCCTTCGCCCGGGCGTGGTTCAAGCTGACCCACCGCGACATGGGACCGGTCGTGCGCTACCTCGGCCCGGAGGTCCCGGCCGAGACGCTGCTGTGGCAGGACCCCCTCCCCGCGGTGACGCACGAGCTCGTCGACGCTGCGGACATCGCCTCCCTCAAGGGCCGGATCCTCGCCTCGGGCCTGTCGGTGTCCCAGCTCGTGTCCACCGCGTGGGCGTCGGCCTCGTCCTTCCGCGGCAGCGACAAGCGCGGCGGCGCCAACGGTGCGCGCATCCGCCTCGAGCCGCAGAGCGGGTGGGAGGTCAACGACCCCGACCAGCTGGCGACGGTGCTGCGCACCCTGGAGGGGATCCAGGAGGCCTTCAACGCCGCCCAGACCGGCGGCAAGCAGATCTCGCTCGCCGACCTGATCGTGCTCGCCGGTGGTGCGGCCGTCGAGCAGGGTGCCAAGGACGCCGGCTTCGACGTCGAAGTCCCCTTCACGCCGGGCCGTGTGGACGCGTCGCAGGAGCAGACCGACGTGGAGTCGTTCGCCGCGCTCGAGCCGACCGCCGACGGGTTCCGCAATTACCTCGGGAAGGGCAACCGGCTGCCGGCCGAGTACCTGCTGATCGACCGGGCGAACCTGCTGACCCTGAGCGCCCCCGAGCTGACCGTCCTCGTCGGTGGCCTCCGCGTCCTGGGCGCGAACTACCAGCAGTCGCCGCTCGGCGTCCTCACCACGACCCCCGGGTCGCTGACCAACGACTTCTTCGTCAACCTGCTCGACCTGGGCACGACGTGGAAGGCGACGTCCGAGGACGCGAACACGTTCGAGGGCCGCGACGCGGCCACCGGCGACGTCAGGTGGACCGGCAGCCGGGTCGACCTCGTCTTCGGGTCGAACTCCGAGCTGCGCGCGCTCGCAGAGGTCTACGCGAGTGACGACGCGAAGGAGAAGTTCGTGACCGACTTCGTCGCGGCGTGGGACAAGGTGATGAAGCTCGACCGGTTCGACCTCGTCTGATCACGACGTCCAGGTCGGCCTGTGCCGGCCGACCTGGACGTCCTCAGCCCGAAGGGTCTCGACATCGTCCGCTCAGGACCCTCCGTTGCGCTGTTTGTAGGCCGCCTGCGCCTCGGTCAGCTTGGCCGCGAACTGGTCCAGGAAGTCCTTGGCGCTCAACTGGCCCAGCAGCACCTTCTGGAACAGCGGCTCCGCCCACGTCTTGGTGATCTCGTTGAACTCCGGCAGGTGGTAGGGCATCTGCACGACCTTGGTCGCCGGGTCGTTCAGCACCTGTTGCGCCTCGACGACGTGGGCCGCCTGCACCCCCTGCACGTCGGTGTTGGCCGGGATGACACCGGATTTCTCGGCGATGTAGCCGCCTATGTCCTTGGTCGCGAAGAACTCCGCCAGCTTGAACGCCGCCTCCTTGTTCTCGCCGGCGGAGAACACGGCCACGCCGCTGACCGGGTTGGACAGCACCGCCTGTGTCCCGGAGTCGGACGTGGGCACGGAGAAGGAGGCCACCTTCTCGGGGCCGAGCGCCTTGATGTGGTCCTGGTAGGAGCCCAGGTTGTGCTGCATGATCGCGATGCTGCCGGCGGTGTCGAACTGGGCGACCATCTTGACGTAGTCGTTCTGCAGGTCGCCCTCGGGGGTGTTCTTCTTGTACAGCCCGGCGTACTTCTCCAGCGCCGCCACGTTGCGCGGGTCGTTGAGCGTGGCCTTGCCCGAGGCGTCGAAGAACTCCGTGATCCCGGACTGGCCGTAGACGACCTCCAGCATCTGGGCGATGGAGCCGGCGCCACCGCGGATGGTGAAGCCGAACCTGTTCTCACCCGGCTTGGTCAGCTTGTCCACGGCCGTGAAGAACTCGCTCCACGTCTTGGGCGGTTCCAGCCCGGCCTCCTTGAACCAGTCTTTGCGGTACCAGAACGCGCCGGCGTTGGTGGAGGTCGGGATGATGTACGCCTTCCGGTCCGGCACGATGTTCTTGATGGTGGTCATGAGCGCCTCGTTGAACTTGCCGTTCAACGCGGGGTTGGCGGCGATGCGCTCATCCACCGGCTCCAGCGCCTTCTGGGCGACGAGGATGCCGAGCCCCGAGGTGGCCACGTCGGCCACGTCCGGCACGCCGCCACCGGCGATGGCGGTGTCGATCTTCTGCGCCGACTGTGCGATCGGCACGCCCACGTAGTTGACCTTGACAGTCGGGTTGGCCTTCTCGAACTCGGCGATCACGTGCTGCCAGATCGGCGTGCGCGCGGGGCCGGCGTTGGTGTCCCAGAAAGTGATCTCGGTCGTGCCGTCGGATCCCGCGTCCGAGCCACACCCGGCCAGGACGGCCGTGGCCAGCAGGATCGCGGCCATCGGCGCGTGTCGTCTCATTGCCTTCTACCTTTCGATGTCCACAGTGAACGTTTCGAAGATCGCCTGGCCGCTGCCCCGCCCGGTGGCGAACAGGCCGAGCACCGCCCCGACCCACTGGCCCCGCGTGGCCTGGAAGGGTGCGCCGATCTCGCGCAGCCCCTCCCCGGTGTCGGCCAGGAACGTGACGAGCGCGCCGTCACCGATCCGTGCCCCGACGGTGACGGACCCTTGGACGGGCACCGGTTCGGCGGACCCGCACACCAGCACCGTCCGGTCAGCCGTGCGCTCCAGCGCGACACAGGCGTAACTGTCGCCGAGCACGGCCAGCCCCGCGCGGCCCTTGCCGTCGAGCGCGAGCCGCGTGGTGACCGTGCAGGGCTCGCCAGGCAGTCGCTGCCCGAGCACGGACGGGCGCTCCCTGAGGTCCTCGGGCCCCGGCACGCAGGCCAGGCGCAGCGTGCCGTCCCGCAGTTCCCACCACGACGGGTCCGGGTCGGCCTGCCAGCTCCACTGCAGCCCGAGCGCGGGCCCCGCGAAGTCGTCGGAGGTCGCGGGTGTGCTCAGCGTGCCGCCGGAAACGGGCATGGGGCCTTCGAGTACCGGCTCGCCCTGGTCGCCCAGCACCGGCCAGCCGTCCTGCCACACCATGGGCTGCAGGTGGACGACCCTGCCGTAGGGGCCGCGGTCCTGGAAGTGCAGGAACCAGTGCCCGCCGGACGGGGTGTCCACCCAGCCGCCTTGATGCGGGCCGTTGACCTCGGTGCCGCCCTGCTCCAGCACGATCCGGTCCTCGTACGGGCCGAAGATCGAGTCGGCCCGGAACGCCGACTGCCAGCCCTGCTCCACGCCACCGGCCGGCGCGAAGATCCAGTACGTGCCGTCGCGCTTGTACAGCTTGGGCCCCTCCAGCGTCCGGTAGCCCGGCAGCAGGTCGGCGTCGACGATCAGGGTGCCCTCGTCGAGAACCCCGCTCCCGTCCGGCGCCATGCGGTGCAGGGTGAGCCGGTTGTTCACTCCGGCGCGGCTCTTCGCCCAGCCGTGCACCAGGTACGCCTGACCGTCCTCGTCCCACAGCGGGCACGGGTCGATGAGCCCGGCACCCGGTTTGACGACGTGCGGCACGGTCCACGGGCCCCGGAGATCCTCGGCGTTCACCCGGCAGATCCCCACGTCCGGGTCGCCGTAGAAGATCCAGAACCGTCCGTCGTGGTAGCGCAGCGCGGGCGCCCACACCCCGCAGCCCGGCCGTACGTCGTCGTAGCCGCCGGTTACGGCATGGCCGATGATCGTCCAGTTGACGAGGTCGCGGGAGTGCAGGATCGGCAGCCCCGGCACCTTGTTGAAGGTGGAGACGGTCAGGTAGAAGTCCGCTCCCACGCGGATCACGTCGGGGTCGGACCAGTCGGCGTTCAGTACGGGGTTGCGGTAGGTCGTCATCCCTTCACCGCCCCGGCCGACATCCCCTGGACGAGGTAGCGCTGGATGAAGGCGAAGACGATCACGACGGGAAGCGCGGCGACGACACCGCCGGCGGCGAGGGCGCCGAAGTCGACGCTGTTCTCGCCGAGGTTGTAGGCCAGGCCCACGGGCACGGTGAACTTCTCCTGGTCGTTGATGAACATGAGGGCGAAAAGGAAGTTGTTCCAGCTGTGGATGAAGGCGAACGAGCCGACCGCCACCAGCGCCGGGCGCAGCAGCGGCAGCACGATGGCCAGGAAGCCGCGCAGTCGGCCGCAGCCGTCGACCCAGGCCGCCTGCTCCAGCTCGTACGGGATGTTCCTGATGAAACCGCTGATGAGGATCAGTGAGAGCGGGAGCTGGAAGACCGTCTCCGCGATGACCAGGCTCCACAGCGAGTTCGTCAGCGACAGCGTCCTGAAGATCTCAAACAGCGGGATGATCATCAGGGCGCCGGGGATGAACTGCGTGCAGAGCATTCCAATCATGAACGCGCCCTTGCCGCGAAAGTTGTAGCGGGCCAGCGCGTAGCCGCCGGCCAGGGCCACGACCGTGGTGGTGACGAGCGAGGCGAGGCCGACGAGGAGACTGTTCTGGAAGAAGACGGCGAACCCCATCCCATTCCAGACCGTGTCGAAGTGCTCGAACGTGATCGGCCACGGGAGGATCGACGTCGATCCCCTCGGCCGGAAGGCGAAGACCAGCATCCAGTAGAACGGCACCAGCGTGAACAGCAGGTACAGGGCGAGCGGCAGGTAGATCTGCCACCGGGACACCCGGTCGGTGCTCTTGACGGGCGTGGTCTGCGGCCTCGTCACCGGCGGACGTTCGGTCACCATGGTCATGACTTCGCCCCGAATTTGCTCAAGCGCAGGTAGACGACGGAAAAGAAGGTCAGGATCAGGAACGCCACGGTGGTCAGTGCGGTGGCGTAGCCGAAGTTGTGCGACTGCGCGGCCAGTGAGGCCACGTACAGCGGGAGCGTGGTGGTCTGGTGCGCGGGCCCGCCACCGGTGAGGGTGTAGAGCAGATCGACGTTGTTGAACTCCCACACTGAGCGCAGCAGCGTGGACAGGATGATCGCGTCCCTCAGGTGGGGCAGCGTGATGTGGAAGAACCTGCGCATCCGGCTCGCGCCATCCACCGAGGCCGCCTCGTAGAGGTCCTTCGAGACCGACTGCAGGTCGGCCAGGAGCAGGATGGCGAAGAACGGCACCCCGCGCCAGAGTTCGGCCACCACGGCCGCCCAGAACACGGTGCCGGGATTGGCCAGTGGCGCCGCGCCGTACTCGATCAGGCCCAGGTCGGCCAGGTAGCGCGACACTCCGGTGAACGGGTTGTAGAGCAGGACCCAGATCGCGGTGGTCAGCACGCCGGAGACCGCCCACGGGGAGAACACCAGCGCCCGCGACATCGCGCGGCCGACGAAGCTCTCGTTGACGATCAGTGCGAGCGCGAGCCCGAGCAGGAACTGCAGCACCACCTCGACGGCCACCCACCGGACGCTGAAGCCGAGGCTCTGCCAGAAGATCGGGTCTTCGAAGAGGAGCGTGCGGAAGTTGTCGAGCCCGGCGAAGCCGTTGTCCCAGGGCTTGGTCACGTTGTACCGCTGGAGGCTGTAATAGATCACGCTGGCCATCGGGTACACGAGGAACCCGAGCATCGCGACCACCGACGGAGCAATCAGCACATACGGTGTCCACCGTCTTGTTCGACGGGGTCGGGAGCGGGGTGGATGCGCTGAGATGACGGCCAACGTGCATGACTCCTTCGAAGGGTTTGAGGCGCTTTGCGGCAATTGGTTGCGGGAAACGTTGCGGTAACGCGGACGCAACGTCAATGGCAGGTGAACGCCTCGGAAGCCACTAGCAGGTAAAACGCCGTAATCTGGAAATTTTCGCGATGGCAGCCTGGCCTCTCACCGGCGTGACGGAGGACAGTGGGACGATGACCATCGAGGATCTGCCCACGTCACTGCCCAAACTGGCGGTGATCGCCCGCGAGGTGGGGGTCTCGGTGGCGACCGTGTCCAAGACGCTCAACGGCAGACCCGGCGTCTCCGCGCACACCCGGCGGCTGATCGTCGAAGTGCTGGAGCGGCACGGCTATCCCCGGCACCGCCTCAAGCCGGCCAAGGGCAGCGTGGTCGACGTCGTGTTACAGGGGCTGAGCTCGGCGTACGCGCTGGCGATCCTCGAAGGCATGGAGGACGCGGCCTGGCGGCTGGGCGTGGACCTGGTCGTCTCGACCGTGGTCGGCCGCACCAAGAACGGCCAGCCACCGCCCGCCTGGCTGGACCGGATCAGCGCCCGCGACAGCGCGGGAGTGCTGCTCGTGCGCACCTTGCCGACCGCCGTACAGCGGGCCTGGCTGGCCGACCACGGCATCCCCGCGGTGATCGTCGAGCCGCCTCGCAAGCCGCCGCCCGGGCTGTCCGTGGTCGTCTCCGCCAACCTGGCCGGCGCCCGGGCCGCCACCGAACACCTCATCGGCCTGCGGCATGAGCGCATCGCCATCGTGACCGGCCGCCCCGGCGTGCCCTGCGCCGCGGAGCGGCTGGCCGGCTACCGCCAGGCCATGGCTGCGGCCGGGCTGCCGATCGACCCCCGATGGGAGCTGTGCGGTTACTTCCAGATGGACAGCGCCCTCCAGGTCACCAGAGCGATGCTCGTCGATCTGCCCGAGCCGCCGACCGCCGTGTTCGCCTGCTCCGACGCCATGGCGCTCGGCGTTTATCAGGCGCTGGCCGAGCAGGGTCTGCATGTGCCGGATGACGTGAGCGTGGTCGGTTTCGATGACTCGCTGGCGGCGGGATACGCCACGCCTGGACTGACGACCGTACGCCAGCCCTGGCCCGAACTGGGCAGCGCCGCGCTTACCGCGCTGCTCTCAGACGAGCCTCCGGCGAGGGCGGAGGTGCAGACCGCTCTCGTCGTACGGTCCAGCACCGCTCCCGCCTGAAAGTTTCAGCCGCGACCTTTGGTTTTTGGCTCGACTTAGTTTGTTGAGTTGACAAACCTATTGGCGTGCTTCTTCCTCGGTGGTCAGAAGGAAGGGAGCACGCGAAATGTTCGTGCGTAAACTCGCAGGCATCGGCCTGCTCGTGGCGACGGCGATCGCCTGGGGAGGACCGGCACCGGCCGCGCAGGCGGCCGACGTGCCCGTGGCCGGTGGCGTCTACCAGCTCAAGGTGACCAAGAGCGGCATGTGCCTGGATGTGGTGGGCGGCTCGAAGGACAACGGCGCGCTGTTGCAGCAGTGGGGCTGCACGGCCGATGCCTGGCAGCAGTTCACCGTCGTCTCCGCCGGGTCGGGGACCTACACGATCCGCAACGTGAACAGCGGCCGGTGCCTCGATGTGCCGGATGGGGCGGCCACCA from Streptosporangium sp. NBC_01756 includes the following:
- a CDS encoding LacI family DNA-binding transcriptional regulator; protein product: MAAWPLTGVTEDSGTMTIEDLPTSLPKLAVIAREVGVSVATVSKTLNGRPGVSAHTRRLIVEVLERHGYPRHRLKPAKGSVVDVVLQGLSSAYALAILEGMEDAAWRLGVDLVVSTVVGRTKNGQPPPAWLDRISARDSAGVLLVRTLPTAVQRAWLADHGIPAVIVEPPRKPPPGLSVVVSANLAGARAATEHLIGLRHERIAIVTGRPGVPCAAERLAGYRQAMAAAGLPIDPRWELCGYFQMDSALQVTRAMLVDLPEPPTAVFACSDAMALGVYQALAEQGLHVPDDVSVVGFDDSLAAGYATPGLTTVRQPWPELGSAALTALLSDEPPARAEVQTALVVRSSTAPA
- a CDS encoding ThuA domain-containing protein, which gives rise to MRIRRSSLSIAVAAGAAALLLTALSPSSAAAPGHGKGAENLGDPDYGVCRGTDSRCYHDWGNFDPAEGYRLLVYSRTAGPRHAHLGTPLGSGMNPPLNDDNVAVKAMLELGRENGFAVDYTEDVTQLSSAGRLLPYNAVMFLSTTRDTLDDAAQTALRQYIRAGGGFVGVHNAFGTEYNWPWYEGLLGNANFYDHSANQPGVVETVGRRDASTQGLPQRWAFSDEWYNLVPFPTRVRVLAEVDESTLARGVRGNLGHPGHGDDHPVSWCQYYDGGKAWLTTLGHDVKAWTDEPMDGDRYFVQHLLGGVKSVLGMAPFCR
- a CDS encoding glycoside hydrolase family 43 protein, producing the protein MTTYRNPVLNADWSDPDVIRVGADFYLTVSTFNKVPGLPILHSRDLVNWTIIGHAVTGGYDDVRPGCGVWAPALRYHDGRFWIFYGDPDVGICRVNAEDLRGPWTVPHVVKPGAGLIDPCPLWDEDGQAYLVHGWAKSRAGVNNRLTLHRMAPDGSGVLDEGTLIVDADLLPGYRTLEGPKLYKRDGTYWIFAPAGGVEQGWQSAFRADSIFGPYEDRIVLEQGGTEVNGPHQGGWVDTPSGGHWFLHFQDRGPYGRVVHLQPMVWQDGWPVLGDQGEPVLEGPMPVSGGTLSTPATSDDFAGPALGLQWSWQADPDPSWWELRDGTLRLACVPGPEDLRERPSVLGQRLPGEPCTVTTRLALDGKGRAGLAVLGDSYACVALERTADRTVLVCGSAEPVPVQGSVTVGARIGDGALVTFLADTGEGLREIGAPFQATRGQWVGAVLGLFATGRGSGQAIFETFTVDIER
- a CDS encoding carbohydrate ABC transporter permease, which produces MLIAPSVVAMLGFLVYPMASVIYYSLQRYNVTKPWDNGFAGLDNFRTLLFEDPIFWQSLGFSVRWVAVEVVLQFLLGLALALIVNESFVGRAMSRALVFSPWAVSGVLTTAIWVLLYNPFTGVSRYLADLGLIEYGAAPLANPGTVFWAAVVAELWRGVPFFAILLLADLQSVSKDLYEAASVDGASRMRRFFHITLPHLRDAIILSTLLRSVWEFNNVDLLYTLTGGGPAHQTTTLPLYVASLAAQSHNFGYATALTTVAFLILTFFSVVYLRLSKFGAKS
- the katG gene encoding catalase/peroxidase HPI — protein: MSENHDAIVTDAKTEGGGGCPVAHERASHPTQGGGNRQWWPERLNLKILAKNPAVANPLGEEFDYAEAFTTLDFVAVKRDIAEVLTSSQDWWPADYGHYGPFMIRMAWHSAGTYRISDGRGGAGAGQQRFAPLNSWPDNGNLDKARRLLWPVKKKYGQKLSWADLMILTGNVALESMGFTTFGFAGGREDVWEPEEDVYWGPEFTWLDDQRYTGDRELENPLGAVQMGLIYVNPEGPNGNPDPLAAARDIRETFRRMAMNDEETAALIAGGHTFGKTHGAGPADHVGADPEAASLEEQGLGWKNTYGTGKGGDTITSGLEGAWTNTPVTWDNSFLEILYGYEWELTKSPAGAHQWKPKDGAGAGTVPDAHDPSNSHAPTMLTTDLALRIDPVYEQITRRWLQNPDEFADAFARAWFKLTHRDMGPVVRYLGPEVPAETLLWQDPLPAVTHELVDAADIASLKGRILASGLSVSQLVSTAWASASSFRGSDKRGGANGARIRLEPQSGWEVNDPDQLATVLRTLEGIQEAFNAAQTGGKQISLADLIVLAGGAAVEQGAKDAGFDVEVPFTPGRVDASQEQTDVESFAALEPTADGFRNYLGKGNRLPAEYLLIDRANLLTLSAPELTVLVGGLRVLGANYQQSPLGVLTTTPGSLTNDFFVNLLDLGTTWKATSEDANTFEGRDAATGDVRWTGSRVDLVFGSNSELRALAEVYASDDAKEKFVTDFVAAWDKVMKLDRFDLV
- a CDS encoding Fur family transcriptional regulator; translated protein: MTAPRTPTTAEELRGAGLRVTAARVALLETVRGGDHLDVETIASGVRDRVGHISLQAVYEALHALTAAGLLRRIEPAGSPARFEGRVGDNHHHVVCRSCGVVADVDCAVGEAPCLAASDDHGFSIDEAEVIYWGLCPGCSTTRSS
- a CDS encoding ABC transporter substrate-binding protein, whose amino-acid sequence is MRRHAPMAAILLATAVLAGCGSDAGSDGTTEITFWDTNAGPARTPIWQHVIAEFEKANPTVKVNYVGVPIAQSAQKIDTAIAGGGVPDVADVATSGLGILVAQKALEPVDERIAANPALNGKFNEALMTTIKNIVPDRKAYIIPTSTNAGAFWYRKDWFKEAGLEPPKTWSEFFTAVDKLTKPGENRFGFTIRGGAGSIAQMLEVVYGQSGITEFFDASGKATLNDPRNVAALEKYAGLYKKNTPEGDLQNDYVKMVAQFDTAGSIAIMQHNLGSYQDHIKALGPEKVASFSVPTSDSGTQAVLSNPVSGVAVFSAGENKEAAFKLAEFFATKDIGGYIAEKSGVIPANTDVQGVQAAHVVEAQQVLNDPATKVVQMPYHLPEFNEITKTWAEPLFQKVLLGQLSAKDFLDQFAAKLTEAQAAYKQRNGGS
- a CDS encoding carbohydrate ABC transporter permease translates to MTMVTERPPVTRPQTTPVKSTDRVSRWQIYLPLALYLLFTLVPFYWMLVFAFRPRGSTSILPWPITFEHFDTVWNGMGFAVFFQNSLLVGLASLVTTTVVALAGGYALARYNFRGKGAFMIGMLCTQFIPGALMIIPLFEIFRTLSLTNSLWSLVIAETVFQLPLSLILISGFIRNIPYELEQAAWVDGCGRLRGFLAIVLPLLRPALVAVGSFAFIHSWNNFLFALMFINDQEKFTVPVGLAYNLGENSVDFGALAAGGVVAALPVVIVFAFIQRYLVQGMSAGAVKG